In Pseudomonas nunensis, a single window of DNA contains:
- a CDS encoding amino acid ABC transporter ATP-binding protein yields MISIKNINKWYGDFQVLTDCSTEVKKGEVIVVCGPSGSGKSTLIKCVNALEPFQKGDVVVDGTSIADPKTDLPKLRSRVGMVFQHFELFPHLSITENLTIAQIKVLGRSKEEATKKGLQLLERVGLSAHAHKHPGQLSGGQQQRVAIARALAMDPIVMLFDEPTSALDPEMVNEVLDVMVQLAHEGMTMMCVTHEMGFARKVADRVIFMDQGKIIEDCKKEEFFGDISHRAERTQHFLNKILQH; encoded by the coding sequence ATGATCTCTATCAAGAACATCAACAAGTGGTATGGCGACTTCCAGGTGCTGACTGATTGCAGCACCGAGGTCAAAAAAGGCGAAGTGATCGTGGTCTGCGGGCCGTCCGGCTCGGGCAAATCGACCCTGATCAAATGCGTCAACGCGCTGGAACCGTTCCAGAAAGGCGACGTGGTCGTCGATGGCACGTCCATCGCCGACCCGAAGACCGACCTGCCGAAACTGCGTTCGCGCGTCGGCATGGTGTTCCAGCATTTCGAGCTGTTCCCGCACCTGTCCATCACCGAAAACCTGACCATCGCGCAGATCAAGGTGTTGGGCCGCAGCAAGGAAGAAGCCACCAAGAAAGGCCTGCAACTGCTGGAGCGCGTCGGCTTGTCGGCCCATGCCCACAAGCATCCGGGTCAACTCTCCGGTGGCCAGCAACAGCGTGTGGCGATTGCCCGTGCGTTGGCGATGGACCCGATCGTCATGCTGTTCGACGAACCGACCTCGGCGCTCGATCCGGAAATGGTCAACGAAGTGCTCGACGTGATGGTGCAACTGGCCCACGAAGGCATGACCATGATGTGCGTGACCCACGAAATGGGCTTCGCCCGCAAAGTGGCCGACCGCGTGATCTTCATGGACCAGGGCAAGATCATCGAAGACTGCAAGAAAGAGGAGTTCTTCGGCGACATCAGCCACCGCGCCGAGCGTACGCAGCATTTCCTTAACAAGATTTTGCAGCACTAA